One genomic segment of Primulina tabacum isolate GXHZ01 chromosome 9, ASM2559414v2, whole genome shotgun sequence includes these proteins:
- the LOC142504357 gene encoding uncharacterized protein LOC142504357: MKIQQVFTFVAYPQSNGQVEVTNRTLVQGLKAVLPAEIGLESARVVFYDEDNDARRATDLDLLEEKREAASIHVEAYKNRIAQSYSRRVIQRNFHVGDLVLRKVHEEQRGKLDPKWEGPFKVIERLSSGAYYLENA; the protein is encoded by the exons ATGAAGATCCAACAAGTCTTTACCTTTGTAGCTTACCCGCAGAGTAATGGTCAGGTGGAGGTGACTAATCGGACACTGGTGCAGGGTCTAAAG GCAGTGCTCCCGGCTGAGATTGGGTTGGAATCAGCAAGGGTAGTGTTTTATGACGAGGACAATGATGCGAGACGCGCTACTGACCTTGATCTTTTGGAAGAAAAGAGAGAGGCTGCCAGCATTCACGTGGAAGCTTATAAAAACCGTATTGCACAGTCTTATAGTCGGAGGGTCATTCAGAGGAACTTCCATGTAGGTGACTTGGTCCTGAGGAAGGTGCAcgaagagcagagaggaaaGTTGGACCCAAAGTGGGAGGGTCCCTTCAAAGTTATTGAAAGGCTGAGCTCTGGAGCCTATTATTTGGAGAATGCGTAA